One Pseudodesulfovibrio cashew DNA window includes the following coding sequences:
- a CDS encoding Nif11 family protein: MSQDELSRLVNDVMNNPALLSEAMTITDQAGMEAFITAKGYDLTDDERLEVWVMAAKILGGHGLSREDAETYISCAKGQ; the protein is encoded by the coding sequence ATGAGCCAGGATGAACTTTCCCGCCTCGTAAACGACGTCATGAACAACCCGGCCCTTTTGTCCGAGGCCATGACCATTACGGACCAAGCTGGCATGGAGGCGTTCATCACTGCCAAGGGCTACGATCTGACCGATGACGAGCGGCTTGAGGTCTGGGTCATGGCCGCCAAGATCCTCGGCGGACACGGATTGTCCAGGGAGGACGCCGAGACCTACATCTCCTGCGCCAAGGGGCAGTAA
- a CDS encoding CreA family protein has product MLTASPVASETIGSVDTVFHMFSRDDDIVLEAFDDPEVSGVTCYLSRARKGGVKGMIGVAEDPSDASLECIRTGPIKVPEDVKNGKRDGKRLFKKNTSLVFKSMQVVRFYDKKRNVLVYMVYSDKLVEGSPKNSVSAVKVE; this is encoded by the coding sequence ATGCTCACGGCCTCGCCCGTGGCCTCGGAGACCATAGGAAGCGTGGACACGGTCTTCCACATGTTTTCGCGGGACGATGACATCGTGCTTGAGGCCTTCGACGACCCCGAGGTTTCCGGCGTGACCTGCTACCTGAGCCGGGCGCGCAAGGGTGGGGTAAAAGGCATGATCGGGGTGGCCGAAGACCCGTCGGACGCCTCGCTGGAGTGCATCCGTACCGGGCCCATCAAGGTCCCCGAAGACGTCAAAAACGGCAAACGGGACGGCAAGCGGCTGTTCAAGAAGAACACCTCGCTGGTCTTCAAATCCATGCAGGTGGTGCGCTTCTATGACAAGAAGCGCAACGTGCTCGTCTACATGGTCTACAGCGACAAGCTGGTTGAAGGATCGCCCAAGAACAGCGTCTCCGCCGTCAAGGTAGAATAA
- a CDS encoding metallophosphoesterase family protein — protein MQIAVISDTHLTGPEPWLERVYAKWLAPADCLIHCGDITTFSTWSYFMQHDRFLCVRGNCDWDLQLTAQLQDTLTARVGPITLAAAHGWGPRSQVPIKVAKAFGPDFDLICYGHTHRRDWSIVEGVQMLNPGSLGESRSLALVTVRDDCSMECEFIDAG, from the coding sequence ATGCAAATCGCCGTCATTTCCGACACCCACCTGACCGGCCCGGAGCCGTGGCTCGAGCGCGTTTACGCCAAGTGGCTTGCGCCCGCCGACTGCCTCATCCACTGCGGTGACATCACCACCTTTTCCACCTGGTCCTATTTCATGCAGCATGACCGGTTCCTCTGCGTACGCGGCAACTGCGACTGGGACCTGCAACTGACAGCCCAACTTCAGGACACCCTCACGGCCCGTGTCGGCCCCATTACCCTTGCAGCCGCCCATGGCTGGGGGCCGCGCTCCCAGGTGCCGATCAAGGTGGCCAAGGCCTTCGGCCCGGACTTCGACCTGATCTGCTACGGGCACACCCACAGGCGCGACTGGTCAATCGTCGAGGGCGTCCAGATGCTCAACCCCGGTTCCCTGGGCGAATCCCGCTCCCTTGCCCTCGTCACCGTACGTGACGACTGCTCCATGGAGTGCGAGTTCATCGACGCAGGCTGA
- a CDS encoding MlaA family lipoprotein, whose product MNFKMLICGVLAALLLLGAGSALASGDTPSGDSTRMVAQFSGMKGAGAAKDATGTAADEDIFADDEYADQGPLVADPLYGFNLVMFHFNDAMYHGVFKPIAKGYAWAVPEKPRQWVRNFFTNLLFPVRFVNDLLQGKFDAAYMETSKFIANTAFGALGLADVTSGMKRNWEPERPTADGFGQTLGKAGIGHGVYLVWPIIGPSSIRESVGWVADAYLDPITYGKFTFIEFAAIRTYKNLNDLSLQLTGNEYEAITEGAVDKYAAVRDAYIRFRAKKVEE is encoded by the coding sequence ATGAATTTCAAAATGCTGATCTGCGGCGTACTGGCCGCCCTTCTCCTGCTTGGGGCCGGGTCTGCCCTCGCGTCAGGCGATACGCCATCCGGGGACTCCACCCGCATGGTCGCCCAGTTCTCGGGTATGAAGGGAGCCGGAGCTGCCAAGGACGCAACCGGAACCGCCGCGGATGAGGACATCTTCGCGGACGACGAATACGCGGATCAGGGTCCGCTGGTGGCTGATCCGCTCTACGGCTTCAACCTCGTCATGTTCCACTTCAACGACGCCATGTACCACGGCGTGTTCAAGCCGATCGCCAAGGGCTATGCCTGGGCCGTGCCGGAAAAACCACGCCAGTGGGTCCGCAACTTCTTCACCAACCTGCTCTTCCCTGTCCGTTTCGTGAACGACCTGCTCCAGGGCAAGTTCGACGCCGCTTATATGGAGACCTCCAAGTTCATCGCCAACACCGCGTTCGGCGCACTGGGCCTGGCGGACGTCACGTCCGGCATGAAGCGCAACTGGGAGCCTGAACGGCCCACAGCGGACGGCTTCGGCCAGACGCTGGGCAAGGCCGGCATCGGGCACGGAGTCTACCTGGTCTGGCCCATCATCGGCCCCAGCTCCATCCGTGAATCAGTGGGTTGGGTGGCCGACGCCTACCTTGACCCGATCACCTACGGTAAGTTCACGTTCATCGAGTTTGCGGCCATCCGCACCTACAAGAACCTGAACGACCTGTCGCTGCAACTCACGGGCAACGAGTACGAAGCCATTACCGAGGGCGCGGTGGACAAATACGCCGCAGTCCGCGACGCCTACATTCGCTTCAGGGCCAAGAAGGTCGAGGAATAA
- a CDS encoding ABC transporter substrate-binding protein — MLKKILFPLVLLCALLAAATVSAAKQTPMERVKEGADKLIKVLSDPALQDEAKHDEAISTLRKTAEEYIDFRLVTMYSVGKPWLKMSEQMQSDLTEAFVQLLERTYLKRIPAYGGQEVKYDKELVAGKKAKVFTEIIDKDKKIVVEFRLRDTGEQWMIYDVVAEGVSLVANYRSQFSEILDTGSPEDLLNLIRERIQKLDRGEVDASEDKVQG; from the coding sequence ATGCTCAAGAAGATACTCTTTCCCCTGGTCCTCCTCTGCGCGCTCCTGGCCGCGGCAACCGTGTCCGCCGCCAAACAGACCCCCATGGAGCGGGTCAAGGAGGGCGCGGACAAGCTCATCAAGGTCCTGTCCGATCCCGCCTTGCAGGACGAGGCAAAACACGACGAGGCCATCAGCACCCTGCGCAAGACCGCCGAGGAATACATCGACTTCCGGCTGGTGACCATGTACTCCGTGGGCAAGCCGTGGTTGAAGATGTCCGAGCAGATGCAAAGCGACCTGACCGAGGCATTTGTCCAGCTTCTGGAGCGCACCTACCTCAAGCGCATCCCGGCCTACGGAGGCCAGGAAGTGAAGTACGACAAGGAGCTTGTCGCCGGGAAAAAAGCAAAAGTTTTCACAGAAATCATTGACAAAGATAAAAAAATAGTTGTTGAATTCAGGTTGAGGGACACTGGAGAGCAGTGGATGATCTACGACGTGGTTGCCGAGGGCGTCAGCCTGGTGGCCAATTATCGTAGTCAATTCTCCGAGATTCTGGATACCGGAAGCCCGGAGGATCTGCTCAATCTGATTCGTGAACGCATCCAGAAACTTGACCGGGGTGAAGTAGACGCTTCCGAAGACAAGGTTCAGGGATAA
- the mlaD gene encoding outer membrane lipid asymmetry maintenance protein MlaD → MLKLKKETAVGLFVLLGLAAIVYMSVKLGNVQLFSDKYYPVHANFTDISGLKVNAPVQMFGVSIGYVEQIGLDQEKGMATVTMLIEKEIMLTDDAIVSVKTNGLIGDKYLKISPGGLGEPVKPGDTLFDTNPAIILEDLISKFALGNVK, encoded by the coding sequence ATGCTGAAACTGAAAAAGGAAACCGCCGTGGGCCTGTTCGTTCTCCTCGGACTGGCCGCCATCGTGTACATGTCCGTCAAGCTCGGCAACGTCCAGTTGTTCTCGGACAAATACTATCCGGTCCACGCCAACTTCACGGACATCTCCGGCCTCAAGGTCAACGCGCCCGTGCAGATGTTCGGTGTCTCCATCGGTTATGTCGAGCAGATCGGCCTGGATCAGGAAAAGGGCATGGCCACGGTCACCATGCTCATTGAAAAGGAGATCATGCTCACCGACGACGCCATCGTCTCGGTCAAGACCAACGGCCTTATCGGTGACAAATACCTCAAGATTTCCCCAGGCGGTCTGGGCGAACCGGTAAAACCGGGCGACACGCTGTTTGACACCAACCCCGCAATCATTCTAGAGGACCTGATCAGCAAGTTCGCTCTGGGCAACGTAAAATAA
- a CDS encoding ABC transporter ATP-binding protein, which produces MSGAPGIKLENLAIGYGSKVICKDLNIEFPGGKLSMVVGGSGSGKSTLLKHILQLQPPLGGRILIGGHDTNAMSRMEAHCIRQRTGVLFQDGALLGSLTVKDNMALPLREHTRLNEAQILRIVEDRLAMVGLEHALDLYPNELSGGMRKRAGLARALVMDPQVLFCDEPTSGLDPVMSAELDQLLLEMMCHFDMTMIVVTHDLASMRSLADYVVVLGEARCLFQGSLEELEATTDPYLRNFLDRIATERDAPRLTLPPIDQSMMKRNCNAVMGEKDTVRKGERC; this is translated from the coding sequence ATGAGCGGCGCACCCGGCATAAAGCTTGAAAATCTGGCCATCGGCTACGGCAGCAAGGTCATCTGCAAGGATCTGAACATCGAATTTCCCGGCGGCAAGCTGTCCATGGTCGTGGGCGGCTCGGGCTCGGGCAAGTCCACCCTGCTCAAGCACATCCTCCAGCTGCAGCCGCCCCTGGGCGGCCGCATCCTCATCGGCGGGCACGACACGAACGCCATGAGCCGGATGGAGGCGCACTGCATCCGCCAGCGCACGGGCGTCCTGTTTCAAGACGGCGCCCTGCTCGGCTCGCTCACGGTCAAGGACAACATGGCCCTGCCCCTGCGCGAGCACACCAGGTTGAATGAAGCGCAAATCCTGCGCATCGTGGAGGACCGCCTGGCCATGGTCGGCCTGGAGCATGCCCTGGACCTCTACCCCAACGAACTCTCGGGCGGCATGCGCAAACGCGCGGGGCTGGCGCGGGCCCTGGTCATGGACCCGCAGGTGCTCTTCTGCGACGAACCCACCAGTGGGCTCGACCCGGTCATGTCCGCCGAACTGGACCAGCTCTTGCTTGAGATGATGTGCCATTTCGACATGACAATGATCGTGGTCACCCATGACCTGGCAAGCATGCGCAGCCTGGCCGACTACGTGGTCGTCCTGGGCGAGGCCCGGTGCCTCTTCCAGGGTTCGCTGGAGGAGCTCGAGGCGACGACGGACCCGTATCTGAGAAATTTCCTGGACCGCATCGCCACGGAACGCGATGCGCCGAGGCTGACGTTGCCGCCCATCGACCAGAGCATGATGAAACGCAACTGCAACGCCGTAATGGGCGAAAAAGACACTGTCCGAAAGGGTGAGAGATGCTGA
- a CDS encoding MlaE family ABC transporter permease — translation MAEQAGKSIFSFAVPYRMCRDFVDELGNMTLFLLESFVLIFAGWGQFAKSVRQIYFIGVQSISVIALIGLFTGMVMGMQLYYALSTFGADGFLGTGVALSMVRELAPVLTAIMLTGRAGSAMTAEIGVMRISEQIDALTIMDINPMRYLVAPKLAASLLSFPILTTFFNLIAMWGGWLTGVKLLGANEGVYWSSVESSLQWDDIQGGFIKAMVFGVLVCTICCFEGYWTHTRSGHAGPEGVSQSTTNAVVKSCVIILAADYVLTSLLW, via the coding sequence ATGGCCGAACAGGCTGGAAAATCCATATTTTCTTTTGCGGTTCCGTACAGGATGTGCCGCGATTTCGTCGATGAACTGGGCAATATGACCCTGTTCCTGCTGGAGTCCTTCGTGCTCATATTCGCGGGATGGGGCCAGTTCGCCAAGTCGGTCCGACAGATCTACTTCATCGGCGTCCAGTCCATCTCGGTCATCGCGCTCATCGGGCTCTTCACCGGCATGGTCATGGGCATGCAGCTCTACTACGCCCTGTCCACCTTCGGCGCGGACGGCTTCCTGGGAACGGGTGTGGCCCTGTCCATGGTCCGCGAGCTGGCCCCGGTGCTGACCGCGATCATGCTTACCGGCCGCGCCGGATCGGCCATGACCGCCGAGATCGGCGTCATGCGCATTTCCGAGCAGATCGACGCTCTGACCATCATGGACATCAACCCCATGCGCTACCTGGTGGCCCCCAAGCTGGCCGCCAGCCTGCTCTCATTCCCGATCCTGACCACGTTCTTCAACCTCATCGCCATGTGGGGCGGCTGGCTGACCGGCGTCAAGCTCCTGGGGGCCAACGAGGGCGTGTACTGGTCGAGCGTGGAATCCTCCCTGCAATGGGACGACATCCAGGGCGGCTTCATCAAGGCCATGGTCTTCGGGGTGCTGGTCTGCACCATCTGCTGTTTCGAGGGATACTGGACTCACACCCGCTCCGGCCATGCCGGGCCCGAGGGCGTGAGCCAGTCGACCACCAACGCGGTGGTCAAGTCGTGTGTCATCATTCTTGCGGCGGACTACGTGCTCACGTCGCTGTTGTGGTAG
- a CDS encoding HD domain-containing protein: MADMKGRDKTTRIVDFFNECGMLRKTPRTGYQFLGSGSEDVAQHSFRTAVIGHVLALMAGADVARTTYMCLFHDLHEARTADFNYVNSIYDRSDRTTALEHATGGTGLEEEILGYWEELETTETLEAKLAQDADQLDFILNLKEEFDMGNKYAGEWLEMAVKRVRTEWGHELAETIARTDHKEWWFLGPDPSWWVKKNGKDKK; the protein is encoded by the coding sequence ATGGCAGACATGAAGGGCCGGGACAAGACAACCCGGATAGTCGATTTTTTTAACGAGTGCGGCATGCTCCGCAAGACGCCGCGCACGGGTTACCAGTTTCTGGGCTCGGGCAGCGAAGACGTGGCCCAGCACTCGTTCCGCACGGCGGTCATAGGCCACGTGCTGGCGCTGATGGCCGGAGCGGACGTGGCGCGGACCACGTACATGTGCCTCTTTCACGACCTTCACGAGGCGCGCACGGCGGACTTCAATTACGTCAACAGCATCTACGACAGGTCGGACCGCACCACGGCGCTCGAACACGCCACGGGCGGCACCGGGCTGGAGGAGGAAATCCTGGGCTACTGGGAAGAGCTGGAGACCACCGAGACCCTGGAGGCGAAACTGGCCCAGGACGCCGATCAGTTGGACTTCATCCTGAACCTGAAGGAGGAGTTCGACATGGGAAACAAGTATGCGGGCGAGTGGCTGGAGATGGCCGTAAAGCGGGTGCGCACCGAGTGGGGCCACGAGCTGGCCGAAACCATCGCCAGAACCGATCACAAGGAGTGGTGGTTCCTCGGCCCGGACCCGTCCTGGTGGGTCAAAAAGAACGGCAAAGACAAAAAATAA
- the dmpI gene encoding 4-oxalocrotonate tautomerase DmpI: MPILRVETWAGLPKEKKRDFVETLTREATRILGCPPEAVTVIIDEVPKENWGAAGELCSERFPDK, translated from the coding sequence ATGCCCATCCTGCGCGTCGAGACCTGGGCCGGACTGCCCAAGGAAAAGAAGCGGGACTTCGTGGAAACCCTGACCAGGGAGGCCACGCGCATCCTGGGCTGCCCGCCCGAGGCCGTGACCGTGATCATCGACGAGGTCCCCAAGGAGAACTGGGGCGCGGCGGGCGAGCTTTGCTCCGAGCGGTTCCCGGACAAGTAA
- the argJ gene encoding bifunctional glutamate N-acetyltransferase/amino-acid acetyltransferase ArgJ yields MNIPKGYRFAAARAAFKYEGKLDLGAIVSDTPAVAAGVFTTNKFQAAPVLQCKEMLADGRKISAIMGNSGQANACTGEEGRANCRETLNLAARALGVPADEILPASTGVIGAQFNMAKWEAVMPSLAESLGDDPELTAKAIMTTDTVHKLAEASFELKGGEVRLIGMCKGAGMISPNMATMLSFIACDADVSAEAWQTMLSDCVNLTINRVTVDGDMSTNDCVLALSNGRSGVAIESEDDYILLRKHLLSVLEELAYKIVMDAEGGTKVAFIEVSGAKTDADAELVARAVGNSPLVKTALFGSDPNWGRIICAAGYSGANFRAEDLVLKIGGVLVFRNGTPEPGDMDDLLAPIMAKRDIVIHLDVGDGPGSTMLLASDLTKEYISINADYRS; encoded by the coding sequence ATGAATATACCCAAGGGATACCGGTTCGCCGCGGCACGGGCCGCCTTCAAGTACGAAGGCAAGCTCGACCTCGGGGCCATCGTCAGCGACACCCCGGCCGTGGCCGCGGGCGTGTTCACCACCAACAAGTTCCAGGCCGCGCCGGTCCTCCAGTGCAAGGAGATGCTGGCCGACGGTCGAAAAATTTCCGCCATCATGGGCAACTCCGGCCAGGCCAACGCCTGCACCGGCGAAGAGGGCCGTGCCAACTGCCGTGAGACCCTGAACCTGGCCGCCAGGGCGCTGGGCGTCCCGGCGGACGAAATCCTGCCCGCTTCCACCGGCGTCATCGGCGCACAGTTCAACATGGCCAAGTGGGAGGCAGTCATGCCCTCACTGGCCGAGTCCCTGGGCGACGACCCGGAACTCACAGCCAAGGCGATCATGACCACGGACACGGTCCACAAGCTGGCCGAGGCCTCCTTCGAGCTCAAGGGCGGCGAGGTCCGCCTGATAGGCATGTGCAAAGGCGCGGGCATGATCTCCCCGAACATGGCGACCATGCTCTCCTTCATCGCCTGCGACGCGGACGTTTCGGCCGAGGCGTGGCAGACCATGCTCTCCGACTGCGTGAACCTGACCATCAACAGGGTCACCGTTGACGGCGACATGTCAACCAACGACTGCGTGTTGGCGTTGTCCAATGGCAGGTCCGGCGTGGCCATCGAGTCCGAGGACGACTACATCCTGCTGCGCAAGCACCTGCTGAGCGTGCTGGAGGAGCTGGCCTACAAGATCGTCATGGACGCCGAGGGCGGCACCAAGGTCGCCTTCATCGAGGTGTCCGGAGCCAAGACCGATGCGGACGCCGAGCTCGTGGCCCGGGCCGTGGGCAATTCGCCCCTGGTCAAGACCGCCCTGTTCGGATCGGACCCCAACTGGGGCCGGATCATCTGCGCCGCGGGCTACTCGGGCGCGAATTTCCGGGCCGAGGATCTGGTGCTCAAGATCGGCGGCGTTCTGGTTTTCCGCAACGGCACGCCCGAGCCGGGAGACATGGACGATCTGCTAGCGCCGATCATGGCCAAGCGGGACATCGTCATCCACCTGGACGTGGGCGACGGGCCGGGCAGCACCATGCTGCTCGCCTCGGACCTGACCAAGGAATACATCAGCATTAACGCGGACTACCGCAGCTAG
- a CDS encoding sulfite exporter TauE/SafE family protein, whose protein sequence is MEPLTIAFVFATFLFAAFLKGTAGLGFATTCLGVMAGYLDMRLAIPLVIVPSLLSNALVMIDAGGFVRIFRRFWFLYAATLPGLAVGLWVLGGGDTTLPRAVLGISMVLYGLYGLWGGSFSLPYTRFTASVAGTLTGLVNGLTGSQIMPMLPYLMSLNITKDELVQAINTSFTISSVIMLAGLGRMGLLSAETMTVSAAGVIPVAVGIWLGGKVRRKLPETVFRKIVLGLVAVLGAALVVKALG, encoded by the coding sequence ATGGAACCGCTGACAATCGCCTTCGTCTTCGCCACCTTCCTGTTCGCCGCTTTTCTCAAGGGAACCGCAGGGCTCGGTTTCGCCACCACCTGCCTCGGGGTCATGGCGGGCTACCTGGACATGCGCCTGGCCATTCCGCTGGTTATCGTTCCGTCCCTGCTCTCCAACGCCCTGGTCATGATCGACGCGGGCGGCTTCGTGCGCATCTTCCGCCGCTTTTGGTTCCTGTACGCGGCCACGCTGCCCGGCCTGGCCGTGGGGTTGTGGGTGCTGGGCGGCGGGGACACGACCCTGCCCAGGGCCGTGCTCGGCATCTCCATGGTCCTGTACGGCCTCTACGGGCTCTGGGGCGGCAGCTTTTCCCTGCCTTACACCCGGTTTACCGCCTCGGTCGCGGGCACCCTCACCGGTCTGGTCAACGGCCTGACCGGATCGCAGATCATGCCCATGCTGCCCTACCTCATGTCCCTGAACATCACCAAGGACGAGCTGGTTCAGGCCATCAATACCTCGTTTACCATCTCCAGCGTGATCATGCTCGCCGGGCTGGGCCGCATGGGGCTGCTTTCCGCCGAAACCATGACCGTGTCGGCGGCGGGCGTCATTCCTGTGGCCGTGGGCATCTGGCTGGGGGGAAAGGTCCGCCGAAAACTGCCGGAAACCGTATTCCGGAAGATCGTTCTCGGCCTGGTGGCGGTGCTGGGCGCGGCCCTGGTCGTCAAGGCCCTCGGCTGA
- a CDS encoding DUF3124 domain-containing protein, whose protein sequence is MRRNTLIPVLAVLAAFLFVQSAQAGRELFLSSGQKVYVPVYSHVYQGPKNRPYNLSALLSIRNVDSEHSITVSYVHYYNDDGELVKSFFKEPVVIPPMGTKEVYIPERDTSGGSGANFTVKWEGGAKVSTPIIQAVMIGTASTQGISFVCDGVAIEED, encoded by the coding sequence ATGCGCCGTAATACTTTGATTCCCGTCCTGGCCGTACTGGCCGCATTCCTGTTCGTCCAGTCCGCACAGGCCGGGCGCGAGTTGTTTCTTTCAAGCGGACAGAAGGTCTACGTGCCCGTGTATTCGCATGTCTACCAGGGACCCAAGAATCGTCCGTACAATCTTTCGGCTTTGCTCTCCATCCGCAACGTGGACTCCGAGCACTCCATCACCGTGTCGTATGTGCACTACTACAACGACGACGGAGAATTGGTGAAAAGTTTCTTCAAGGAGCCGGTGGTCATCCCGCCCATGGGCACCAAGGAGGTCTACATCCCGGAGCGTGACACTTCCGGCGGGTCCGGCGCCAACTTCACGGTCAAGTGGGAGGGGGGAGCGAAGGTATCCACCCCCATCATTCAGGCGGTCATGATCGGCACGGCCTCCACCCAGGGCATCTCCTTCGTCTGCGACGGGGTGGCCATCGAGGAAGACTGA
- a CDS encoding DVU0772 family protein has product MSDENACKQWLNEVNWDMIHEDAVTLYLEWGNNNYRDAMRSPVTKSGEYSIYFAIDTWDEPKVVLMKMDNYGSTVLCSKKIPDELVKELLEDIKGIKGILELTPPIKKWLMELLDA; this is encoded by the coding sequence ATGAGTGACGAAAATGCCTGCAAGCAGTGGTTGAATGAAGTGAACTGGGACATGATCCACGAGGACGCGGTCACCCTGTACCTGGAATGGGGCAACAACAACTATCGCGACGCCATGCGGTCCCCGGTGACCAAGAGCGGCGAGTATTCCATCTACTTCGCCATCGACACCTGGGACGAGCCCAAGGTCGTGCTGATGAAGATGGACAACTACGGCTCCACCGTGCTTTGCTCCAAGAAGATCCCGGACGAGCTGGTCAAGGAACTGCTGGAAGACATCAAGGGAATCAAGGGCATCCTGGAACTGACCCCGCCCATCAAGAAGTGGCTCATGGAGCTGCTCGACGCCTGA